The Cylindrospermopsis curvispora GIHE-G1 genome contains a region encoding:
- a CDS encoding CoB--CoM heterodisulfide reductase iron-sulfur subunit B family protein codes for MLKYAYYPGCVAQGACRELDISTRAVTQSLGIELVEIKKAACCGSGTFKEDSQLLEDTVNARNIALAEELNLPLLTHCSTCQGVLGRVNERLKHCQEHNPVYLNQINGLLTKENCSPYQGNTEVKHILYALIQDYGLEKIAERLTRKLSNLKCAAFYGCYLLRSEKHTKEDPFHPEGMENIFRVLGATPVYYRGRNQCCGWPLASYGTNESFKMAGMHIEEALSQGADCIVTPCPLCHLNLDSRQPEIEKVISKKLQLPILHLPQLIALGLGISPQLLGLERHIVSTKPVLEKLGL; via the coding sequence ATGCTCAAATACGCCTACTACCCTGGTTGTGTAGCCCAGGGTGCTTGTCGGGAGCTGGATATTTCCACTCGTGCTGTGACCCAATCTTTGGGCATTGAACTGGTGGAAATCAAAAAAGCCGCCTGCTGTGGTTCGGGGACCTTTAAGGAAGATTCCCAATTGTTAGAGGACACTGTTAACGCTCGCAATATAGCCTTAGCAGAAGAACTGAACTTGCCTTTGCTAACTCACTGTAGCACTTGCCAGGGTGTCCTCGGTCGTGTCAATGAACGACTTAAACATTGTCAGGAACATAATCCGGTCTATTTAAACCAAATTAATGGACTGTTAACAAAAGAAAACTGTTCCCCTTACCAGGGTAACACAGAAGTCAAACACATTTTATATGCTCTGATTCAAGACTATGGTTTGGAGAAAATAGCCGAGCGTCTGACTCGTAAATTAAGCAATCTTAAATGTGCTGCATTTTATGGTTGTTATTTACTGCGTTCAGAGAAACATACCAAGGAAGATCCCTTTCACCCTGAAGGAATGGAAAACATATTTAGGGTTTTAGGTGCAACCCCAGTATATTATCGTGGCAGAAATCAATGTTGTGGTTGGCCTCTTGCTAGCTACGGCACGAATGAGTCTTTTAAAATGGCAGGAATGCACATTGAAGAAGCTCTATCCCAAGGTGCGGATTGTATTGTGACACCTTGTCCCCTTTGTCATTTGAACTTAGATTCTCGTCAACCTGAAATTGAGAAAGTAATATCGAAAAAACTGCAATTGCCAATTTTACATTTACCCCAATTAATTGCCCTGGGTCTGGGAATTAGTCCCCAACTACTAGGTTTGGAACGTCATATTGTTTCCACCAAACCAGTTTTGGAAAAGTTAGGACTCTGA
- the acpP gene encoding acyl carrier protein, producing the protein MSESTLKKVKEIVAAQLSVDPEKVVPQANFANDLQADSLDTVELVMALEEEFEVEIPDEAAEKITTVQEAVDYIDNQIAIAKS; encoded by the coding sequence ATGAGCGAGAGTACCCTTAAAAAAGTGAAGGAAATTGTGGCTGCGCAACTCAGTGTTGATCCTGAAAAAGTTGTCCCCCAAGCAAATTTTGCCAATGACTTGCAGGCGGATTCTTTGGATACTGTGGAATTAGTAATGGCCCTGGAAGAGGAGTTTGAAGTGGAAATTCCCGATGAAGCTGCTGAAAAAATTACTACAGTTCAGGAAGCAGTAGATTACATAGATAATCAAATTGCTATTGCTAAGTCATAA